A portion of the Glycine max cultivar Williams 82 chromosome 10, Glycine_max_v4.0, whole genome shotgun sequence genome contains these proteins:
- the LOC106794834 gene encoding sulfite exporter TauE/SafE family protein 3-like: MCIFSALYLVVIATTIALVGQHLVRKAIAILGRASVIIFILTLTLSVSVVLFGLFSPSHLRSRYVSPSRYIAYGAVRW; encoded by the exons ATGTGCATATTTTCAG CTCTTTACCTCGTAGTTATAGCCACTACTATTGCACTTGTTGGACAACATTTGGTGAGAAAGGCTATTGCCATACTAGGGAGAGCATCTGTGATCATTTTCATACTTACCCTCACACTTAGTGTTAGtgtagttttatttg GTCTGTTCTCTCCATCTCACCTCCGTTCTCGCTATGTCTCTCCATCTCGCTACATTGCATATGGCGCTGTCAG GTGGTGA